A stretch of the Fusarium musae strain F31 chromosome 2, whole genome shotgun sequence genome encodes the following:
- a CDS encoding hypothetical protein (EggNog:ENOG41), translating into MHSKKLLSLALSLFVAESVVAGPCKPKTTTSATSVASTTLATSTATTLPVSSTTDTIVATIVTSDTETEAPTTLLTTTTGVSVADTTTTEEGTTTADETTTTVGETTATTETGTTTADTTTTEAQTATITEAETTTAEATTTTAAEPVCAQTLVLANPTPIITDPLVDSDDGNQGFTAPFPIGVFGASSTYVFVSPNGLLSLDTGSSTYNNNPLPRTNIPAVSILPYWDDQYFRRDTCNTGIFYDVYETGRGQTLTVEWQVGSNADTGFNEHYTASFFEDYPGLVRFEYYTTTTHGGSATIGVQNGQEFSQYSYNELYAVPDRFYVEIDTSSGVGVIDSGPL; encoded by the exons ATGCATTCAAAGAAGCTTTTGTCCTTGGCCTTAAGCCTTTTCGTGGCGGAGTCGGTCGTTGCTGGCCCGTGCAAACCGAAAACAACAACCTCTGCCA CTTCTGTGGCATCAACTACGCTCGCTACATCCACGGCCACGACCCTCCCTGTGTCCTCCACGACGGACACTATCGTGGCAACTATCGTCACCAGCGACACCGAGACTGAGGCTCCTACTACGCTTCTGACCACCACTACCGGTGTGTCTGTAGCTGACACTACCACCACTGAAGAGGGAACGACCACGGCTGACGAGACTACCACGACCGTTGGTGAGACAACAGCTACCACTGAGACTGGAACTACGACCGCGGACACAACGACCACAGAGGCTCAGACAGCGACCATCACAGAGGCCGAGACTACTACTGCAGAGGCCACAACTACAACCGCCGCAGAGCCCGTCTGTGCCCAAACTCTAGTCCTAGCTAATCCCACTCCGATCATTACCGACCCACTGGTCGACTCGGATGATGGAAACCAAGGCTTCACAGCACCTTTCCCAATCGGGGTATTTGGAGCTTCTTCGACATATGTTTTTGTGTCTCCGAACGGCCTTTTGTCCTTAGATACAGGCTCTTCGActtacaacaacaacccacTACCTCGTACAAATATCCCGGCTGTTAGCATCCTCCCCTACTGGGACGATCAGTACTTCCGCAGAGATACCTGCAACACGGGAATTTTCTATGACGTCTACGAGACTGGCCGAGGCCAGACGCTCACTGTAGAATGGCAAGTTGGTAGCAATGCCGACACTGGATTCAATGAGCACTATACGGCCAGTTTCTTTGAAGATTACCCCGGCTTGGTCAGATTTGAGTACTATACGACAACCACGCATGGCGGAAGCGCAACTATTGGCGTTCAGAATGGGCAGGAGTTCTCTCAATACTCTTACAACGAACTATACGCGGTTCCTGATCGGTTCTACGTCGAGATTGACACAAGCAGTGGAGTTGGCGTCATCGACAGCGGTCCACTGTAA